The genome window TGAGTGATGTGACCGCATGCTGCCGCCTTTTATGAGCGATGTAACTGCACATATGCTTTCTATGTATTACAAGTTCAGACATTACTACTTACCATATCattaatgcatttcttaatcccatgtgacATCACTCTACTAGCTTCTTAGAGTGAAGTCACCTCTCGCTGCCACCTTTTCAAGTAGATGCGACCCCTCGCTGTCAACTTTTCAGACCAACGGAACCGCTCGCAGTCACCTTTTTATACCAATGTGGCCGCAAGCTACTGACTACTCATAGTCCAGTGACCGCTCGTTGTGGAAAGgtatccaatgcatgcactgtCTCTAAATTACATACCTACACTTGGTGTATACACTATCGATCCCTGCTTATAAAAGGCGAGGTCGAGGCAATGAGAAGTTCATGGCATagcaatttttcaaaacacCACTACCATAAGGGAGACTCAGGCAAAAGGTGACGatgtgttcaaggaggagaacGTGAACAAGTGATGTCGAAATGGCATACCATGACCCGCTGTCCCTGTTTCACCACGGAAGAATGGTGGCGAACGATAAGCTCTGTGACCTCCATGGACCTAAAGATGCACTTGTTAGAGTGCCGTCAGAGCTatatcagggtgtgcgaactagccgacatAGCAAAGTGTTTTAGTAAGCAAGCATACATGATATTTATACACCCTCAGCAGTGCGAGGAGTACATTAAGGTATGTTCATCATTATTACGTGTCTCAGTTAATTGTTATGTCTAAGATacgtttatatttttgtatgctCTTTTTTATACTAGGTATTCCCTCGTAATGAAGAGTTGCTGAACAAACTCATTGAGAACTTTTTTGGTTTGCATCTACTCTTCGATGATGGCTGCCTACCCGGACATAACTAGAGACGCAGAGGTGGTCCTTCGAGACATTGAGACGCAGAGGTGGTCCTTCGAGACATTCATGTCGTTGTGAAAGAGACGATGGTTCGAGCCGCCGTGAAAGAGGTGATCGTTCGACAACAAACACAAGAGGACGTACTTCTACCACTTACTCCTCAGAGAACTCCACGCCGTTACGAATTCTCTGACGACGGGGCAGATGACTAAGATtctaactttgattattttccaTATATACCGACACCACATAGACCAAAATCCCTAGAATACGATTACCATTGGATAGAACGAGAGATAAGACACATACAGTTTCAAGAGTCATTTCTTCCATAATGTTTATTCTACCGAATATTGTACTTGTTGAATTTAAGGTGCTTATATCATCTTTAATCTATTACCTAAGTTGTATATATATCTTAGATATATCCTACATACTATTAGTAATGTTCAAATTTTATGTACCCATCTTATGTACACATTCTATCTAATATTCAGTGTGTTTTTTATTTCACTTACATATATTTATTCTATGTTCCctctaatattttttagtatttttgttatttttatcttagataatttctaagatttttgttatttttataataaaattaggCTAACCGTCCTTGAGAGAGCGGTAGGAGTAAGGGAAGTATGTGGACTAACCGTCATCTCAGAAGACAGTAAGAGGTACACATGCTATCATAATATGTTAACCGCTCTTTAAAAAAGCTGCAGCAGTTATTTTAAAAGATGGTAGATGTTTATTTATACAAATCTTTTCAATTgacatctatttatttaaatactaatattaaaaaatgtaaaaaaactCACGGATCCACACCCTTCCCGGAGGGGATGCGCACTGCCGCCACCGCGCGGCCATACTTGGGGCCGGTCTCGGGCTCTAGGCCTTTCAGATCGCAGGCTTGCGGAGGGAGCAGCTCACCGCGGAATGGCCCAATCTTTGTCAGGCCCGGTCCAGCACGATACCGCAAAGCATCGTCCACACTACatcctcctctttcttcttccccgcccgcgccgcgcgGTCGCGCCGCCGAACCTGCCTCCTTCGACCGTAGTACGACAGCCACTCCGAGGAAGGAGCTCTCCCGTCATAGCCCCGTCGTATTTTTTCCTCCACTGCTGGTATTGGATTGGCGTGGAGTGAAATCCATCTGGACCTGGAAGTTTTCTTTCGTTGGTAAGGAACCCTAACTTTATTGGATGGATTTTTCTTCTGAGAGTTGCTTTTTCTGGGAGTTCGACTACCTACTGCGAGCAATCAAATCCAATTATTTCTGTCACTCCATCAATTAGTATCAGATTTCTTGCTGTGTAGTGGAGTGCTAACTAATCCATCCATTCACGGCGGTGATTTGGTTTCGCATAGACTCTCCTTCAGCGCACGCAAGATCGACTGATCTCAGTTCACGCGATAGGACTTTGCTTAGCGTCATCACACTCTGTTGAATACTAGAGTTGTCCCCGTGCTTTGCAGGGATGAGCACCATTTTTAAAATGGCTAACGTAAAATGTCTTTAGTATATTATTTCCATGTTGAACTAAAAGGCAAATTGCTATgcttatttcctttttcttcttagaGGGTATTGTTTATGTTGCTAAACACCAAATGTATGATTTATGTTTTGGCAATGATACTAAAATGGAAATAAAAAGGCCTGTATGGTACCCCAAGTTATGCATTTGATACCAGTGGCGAAGCAACGTTGTGGCTCGGTGGTGCGCATGCACCACGGTGAATCCAAATTTTGCTACTAACAGACTCCTATTTACCATATATCGTTTTGAAATTATATGTGTTGCTCGATGTACAATTAGTGCACCACCGTCGTTTTGCTGCTAGCTTCGCCACTGTTTGATACTGGTACTTTAGAATATTTCCCCTTCCAAATCCTCAAATGTTTTGTAATGTTCTAGAATGTTGCTGTTGGGCCAAGATTTTGAAGGAACTGGCAAGTCTGATCCTAGATGATAAATCTACTGGCTTTTAGAATTTAAGATGATGTGGGGGTTTGTAACAACTTTTCTTGCACTCAGTTTTAGTAGAAGTTATATATTAGTAAATGACAAGTTGCAATGAGTCCCATGGCTTTTGTTTTTTGAGGTACACATACCATGGTCTCATGCATCTCTTGTTGCACATTAGGTAACTGAATGAAGGTCAAGATTCTTCAGTGGCATGCGGTAGCTTCTTGGACATGGGATGCACAAGATGAAACTTGTGGCATATGCAGGATGGCATTCGACGGCTGCTGCCCTGACTGTAACTTCCCTGGTGATGATTGCCCACTCATTTGGGGTGCCTGTAACCATGCTTATCATCTTCACTGTATACTGAAGTGGGTCAATTCTCAAACATCCACGCCCCTTTGCCCCATGTGCCGTAGAGAATGGCAGTTTAAGGGCTAAGGCACAATGGCAAGTCCGGAAATGTATCAACATCAAGTGGCTTTCATTTCTCCTTGGAGAAAAGTAGAATGTGTTGTTTTACTGGAACTTTAGTGATTCTGTCTCTGAAGTACTCTGTTGTTTGCTGCAAACTACAAATCCTGATTGTCAGCACCTTCTTAAGTGAACCTGTGTGTGATTCTGAGTTTGTGACTGAGCAAATGAAATGATAATTTTTCTAAAGGGCTGAGCTTCCTGATCTTATCGTGGATTTGCGTGCGCTGATTGTTTACGTTCTGAAGGATTACAAGTGTCAACAACAGCTTGTCAGTTGTATAAATTTTGTTCTGGTAAAATGGTTTAGGTATATAGCCTTGCATGCTTAGTTGCTTTTATCTCTGTTCTGTACTTCCACAACAATAGTGATACATAGATTTGCAGGTCTCACTTTAAGTCTTAACAAAATTGAAGGAGCATGTGCTAGGCCACATTCTGGAAAGGGACTAtctgaaactaaaaaaatagaacTTACAGGGCATTCAAATTTGTGCTATTGTGGTAAATTATATCCTCTGTTCCTTCCAAAATTGTGTATCTCTATCAGTTTGTTACATACTTCTGTTTCTTCCAGACTAATGCAGTAATGGTACAATGTGCCGATAATAAAACCTTAAAGCTTATAGAGTTGCATGGATTGTTTGTTAGCGCTTATAAACATATCACCATGCTCATTATTTAGCTTTAATCTGGACAGATTGAATTGTGTATTGAGTTACTTGTGGCCTTCATAGAGAGGCTTGTACTTTCCTTTGCCTTGTAGTTTGGTACTTTGATTCCTTATGAAAAATTGGATTTCTAGTAATTACAAGTACATTTAAGCTTTTTACATAAGCTGCCCGTAATTTACTCAATTAGTACGAGATTTGTTGCATTTGGGACTCCTTGTAACTTTAGGCGCAATCAAGTGTTTTTAGTGGGTAAGCATGTGCTTGCGCTCCATGAGATCATAGATTTACCCGGAGGCTTCACAATCTAGGTGGGTGGTAGGGAGTGTGCATCATCCACTATGCAATCTAGGTGGGTAGTATGGCTGATTAGTGCCTTCCTGAGGGAACTTTTCCTATTCCGGTTAGCTGGGAGTGAATATTATTTTTCATTGCAGATCTGCCCCAAAATTACTCTTTTGTTTAGTGTTGTGCTACTAACGGTTTTACAAGATGCTTAAGGCATTCGCTGCCTCGTTCATTTTTCCGTGAGCAAGCTGGCTCCAAATTTGAGTTGTTAGGGGAAATACTATTTTAGAAGCAGTTTTACTGTCTATCtgtttctaaaaaatatattaacatCTCCCTTTCTTTATGATCCAAACAATCAATATTTCCATATAATTAAAATGAGTATATCAAGCAAGCCTTCGGTTCCATGCCGATGATCGGGGACATCCTGAGTGGGTCTTGACTTTTCCATGGTCCTTCGACCTGAATCTGTTTCGTATAGCTGCACCTTGTTGTGCTGTCCCATTTTGTTCGGCGGGCAACCTTGCCCTGCCATTTCGTGGCCGCTACTTCTTAGTTTTCATGCTAAGCAGCTAATGCTTGtcgtgatgatgacatcacATCCTTCATTAGCTCTCTCCAGATGATGGATGACAGCAGTGATCTTAATTTAGTACCAGGGTTGCCGTTTAGATACTTGGATTGTATTATTGTCCCTTTTGCGGATTTCTTCTGATACAAAACTCCAACATCCAGGTGAACTGTCTTTTTCGGTTGAGCCTTCGCACAAAAGCAACCTGGGGTCTCTGAATCGGCGTGCAACTACGTGACAATGAGGTTGTTTGTGACGAGCAGTTTGGTAGTGTGTGCATGACAGCATGCCTTGTCTATGTTTTCCAGCTAGTGACTACTGATTCTAGTTGTCAGCCTGGGGATACCATGTGAGTGTGTTGCCCCCATAGATCAGAGGCGTATTAGAAATTTGTTTCGCCTTGGTGTTTATAAGAGAAATTTCTTGGGAAGCTTCCGGTTGAGCCTCTTTTTGGCATAATTTTGCCAGTATGGTCATGTTGGTAATAGTTAGAAAAAATTCTGTAATACTTGAGCGTTCACTGTACGGATGCTACAGAAGCCCGTAAGAAATCTGCAGTTCCAAATGCGCCTACCTAGCAAGGTTTACAGATGTTTCCGTAGTTTTGCAATTATACTTTGTGACGGTGAATCTTTGAAACGGTATGCAACGTTGTACCCATCAAGCTTAAAGATCATCGGTACGGTTGCGAGCTGCGTGTGTGATTTCGCTTGGGCGGCACACTGGACCGCTGGAGCCTTGGCCTGCACTTGCATACCACAGCCTGCTGCTACAGTGTTATGTTCTTGTCTTCGTGGTCCTGAAACAGCTACTACCGCGGAAATTACGCTGGTAGTTGACCGCGCAGGTCTTGAACGCGGTTCGCATATGAATAAAGAAACCACGTAGGCAAGTAGTACATGTTCCTCCCATGTTCCTCCGAAATGAGCAGCTTGCCAACAGGATGGGGTTACGCGATACTCAACGATTTGGAGAAAGGGAAATTTTAGACAAAGCGCAAAGGATAGGATGTGGATCTTATGCATTTGAAGTCTAAATGTAGAGGACAGACAGTGATGTGCATTAGAAATTGTTCTCAACCATCCGGTCAGGAATTCGATGGCTAGATCCGCCGCTACAGTTCATATGCTACTGTGAAACAGGCACTGTATTTTACAGCAGTGCAGATTAACGCTACTGTATTTTACCGCAGACGGTGCAGACTCGGATTACTGTTTTAGCAGTGCTTCCTCTTGGATCATGTATCATTTGATTTCTTCAGCTTCGAAAAGGTTTTAGACTAATCATTTGATCTAGTAACACGATAACTCTGCCTCGCAGCTCACAAGTGACTGAAAAACGAAATGCAGCGGCGGTGGCCAGGCTGGGGGCAACAACGAACTGAAACTACGGACGGTCCGTAGTTGATCTACCATGTACGGGAGCGCAGCGGGATGGAAAGATCGAGCGTCTTACCTCCAGAGCGCCGAGCCGCAGATCCGGGATTCACACTTCACACCGGCTGTCGCCCACCAGATCAACTGCCCGAGCCCGACTGACTACCGTGCCCACTCCCCGGGTAAAACAAAGAACGCCACGCCGGGCGAAACCGTGTGGGGGAAAATCAGGAACACGGAGAAACCCACGAATCCGTTCGTCGTTTGGAGCTGAGAGGCGAATGCAGGCCACGAGCCCACGTTGACAGGTACACGGCCCCCACGTTCCTAGGCATAACGCCGAGCCGCACTCCCATCACGCTCCGTCCCCGACGATCAAGCAGCGGCCCGGGCCGCGTTCCGCTCCCCGTCCCACGCCCAAAGTGTGAACCCGCGGGTCCCATGGCCGCCGCCCCCTGGCGGCCGGGCCCCACACGTCACGGCCGCCCAATCATGCCAACTGCCAAGTAAGCAGGCAAGCAGGCAGCTGCTAAACGCGTCCGCCTCCTCCCgcggtcccccccccccccccccgcccccgccgctgCAAACGAAAGCAAAGTACCCGACTCCTATTTATACTTTCCCCTCCCTGCCCCACCCATCTCATCGCATCTCGCCAACGCTCCAAACCAAAGCAATCACCCGAGCAAAGCGCGGGCAACGAGGCATCGTTTCCTGTGTTTCTGCGATCGGTGGGGGATCCCAGTTGTACAATGGGAGCAGCGAAGAAGCCGTCGTTCGGGACCCGGGCGTGGCGGATGCTGCGGCTGGCGGTGCTCTGGGCGCGCaggggcggcgcggcgcaaagCCTGCGCCTCCTCAGGACGC of Phragmites australis chromosome 3, lpPhrAust1.1, whole genome shotgun sequence contains these proteins:
- the LOC133912328 gene encoding anaphase-promoting complex subunit 11 — translated: MKVKILQWHAVASWTWDAQDETCGICRMAFDGCCPDCNFPGDDCPLIWGACNHAYHLHCILKWVNSQTSTPLCPMCRREWQFKG